One genomic segment of Cydia splendana chromosome 5, ilCydSple1.2, whole genome shotgun sequence includes these proteins:
- the LOC134791009 gene encoding uncharacterized protein LOC134791009 — protein sequence MSPVTRSLLALAVLVAAADAQSNCRTVLFGVATSDPINFQPTQYNAGGARLYMENECQNQQRRMLAGELVTACDYNPNGVAPDITEVSPPQFSPVDVRCLDGCPGGGIVKIVQYCY from the exons atGTCGCCGGTCACTCGCTCGCTGCTTGCGCTTGCTGTGCTGGTCGCCGCCGCCGATGCGCAGAGCAACTGCAGAACTGTGCTGTTTG GCGTCGCAACTAGTGATCCAATAAACTTCCAGCCAACCCAATATAACGCTGGAGGCGCAAGACTCTATATGGAGAAT GAATGTCAAAACCAGCAAAGAAGAATGTTAGCGGGCGAGCTGGTTACGGCGTGCGATTATAATCCGAACGGCGTCGCGCCGGACATCACTGAAGTGTCCCCTCCCCAGTTCTCGCCCGTGGACGTGAGGTGCCTCGACGGCTGCCCCGGTGGCGGCATTGTAAAAATTGTGCAATATTGTTATTGA
- the LOC134791006 gene encoding uncharacterized protein LOC134791006 produces the protein MSTLFRSLLALAALLAIFSLMALLAKVANASHEEICITELFGRKTLDDVYGRTIRFYTGGGLIDIPDGCKIQEKKLLGVLVKVCNYNQAGRNGVPSVVEVGDLSPLNVTCADGCPGGGSLTYTQYCHFRR, from the exons ATGTCAACGCTCTTCCGCTCGCTGCTCGCGCTCGCCGCACTACTCGCGATATTCTCGCTCATGGCGCTACTTGCCAAAGTTGCCAACGCTTCCCATGAAGAAATCTGCATTACTGAACTATTTG gCAGAAAAACTTTAGACGACGTATACGGAAGAACAATCAGGTTTTATACCGGAGGCGGTCTTATCGACATTCCAGAT GGTtgtaaaatacaagaaaaaaagttATTGGGCGTGCTCGTCAAGGTCTGCAATTATAACCAGGCCGGGCGGAACGGTGTGCCCAGCGTCGTGGAGGTGGGCGACCTCTCGCCGCTCAACGTGACGTGCGCCGACGGGTGTCCCGGCGGCGGCTCGTTGACCTACACGCAGTACTGCCACTTCAGGAGATAA